In Saprospiraceae bacterium, the sequence CAGCCATCGTGATAGAAGATCTCAGGTATTTTGAAAAATCCGAAATAGCTTTTCCATTGGTTGGAGGTTGCGCTGCGATAAAGGATTTTAGTTTATCCTTATCAAATACCATAGCTGCATCAAATTGAATATTGCTTTCTCTTAAGACCTTCAACGATTTGATGACTTTAATTCTAAAAAAAATATTGACCAGAAGAAGCAAAGCAAACAAAACGATGATGAGATACATCAATGTTTTTTCCATAGCAGCAAAAATAATGATTTATCCAGTGGCAGCCAGAAGGCAATTTTGGACTTTCAAACCTGGATAAAAGGAAGCTACTTAGCACAGTTTAAATGACTTGATATACCTGGCTAAACGGAAGCGGGAGGTGCCTGTGTCATTTAATCAAACTAAAACTACCACTCTTATGTCTTGCTTTTCCCTGGCAGGTATACTTCAGATGATAGATAAAAATACCCGGATTGAGCTGGCTTCCTTTAAATAAGCCATCCCAGGTAGCAGTAGCAGACTGAGAAGAAAACACTTTTTCACCCCAACGATCAAATATATCAAATGAGTGAAGAACTTCTATGACATAAGGATTGCTGATACCGAACTCGTCATTGAGCCCATCCCCATTTGGAGTAAAAGCATTGGGCAAGCTGACATCATTGCAATCGAGCTGGCTATTGTCAACTACAATGACTTTTAAAGTATCCCGAATGATACAGGATCCCTGTTCGGAAACCAGTACATAGGTGGTCGTAGCAGTCGGTGAGAGCACCGTGTTGGCAATCATCGGGTTTGAAATATCTGACTTGGGAAACCATTCAAACTTGTCAGCACATGTTTGACCTATTCGGACATTTACTTTGCTGCCTTTGAAAATCACGGTGTCTTGGGTCAGTATATGATCTCCGGGAACATAAATGCTTCTTATTTCCAGCAAAGTAAGGGATCTATTGAACAGCTTGATTTCGTCGATCAAGCCTGAGTACCGGATATCTGACACTGACAAGCAAGGGCTATTGGCCAGGGTTAGCCTGGCTTTATTGGCAACACTTATTTTGTAATTATTGATTCTGCTGTCAGCCTCCTGGCCATTGAGGTAAAGCGTAAGCTTATTGCCTGATTTGGTAAAAACAATGTGAAACCAGCAAGAATTTGACGGCAAAACAGCTTTGAGTGATCCTTGATTATCCACAGCTTGAATCAGTTCAGCCACGACCGTTTTTTGATCTGCTATATATCTAATAGCAAAAAAACTGTCAATGCCACAATTCTCACGTTTAGATAAAATATCCATGGTCCCGATAGCAGCATCCGGTTTGAAATAAAAACTTACACTGAAGTCGCCTATGAACAAAGATTGGAGGCCAGTGGACTCCCA encodes:
- a CDS encoding gliding motility-associated C-terminal domain-containing protein, translating into MSRVLNAQIDKNLVAHFAFDSCDVQDKAHSITASSIGALTCDCGVSGSALRLNGGLNYADWESTGLQSLFIGDFSVSFYFKPDAAIGTMDILSKRENCGIDSFFAIRYIADQKTVVAELIQAVDNQGSLKAVLPSNSCWFHIVFTKSGNKLTLYLNGQEADSRINNYKISVANKARLTLANSPCLSVSDIRYSGLIDEIKLFNRSLTLLEIRSIYVPGDHILTQDTVIFKGSKVNVRIGQTCADKFEWFPKSDISNPMIANTVLSPTATTTYVLVSEQGSCIIRDTLKVIVVDNSQLDCNDVSLPNAFTPNGDGLNDEFGISNPYVIEVLHSFDIFDRWGEKVFSSQSATATWDGLFKGSQLNPGIFIYHLKYTCQGKARHKSGSFSLIK